The Elaeis guineensis isolate ETL-2024a chromosome 11, EG11, whole genome shotgun sequence genomic interval TAGGAACTGACCAAGATAAATCATGCTTGACAATAACCATTATACACCACAAGTTTTACAGAATGGTTTATGCATAGCAACGAAATGATCAACACTTCTTACTAAAACCTAGCCAATTACACATACAATTCAAAACAAAAGGATGTTTTGGTCAATCAACACACACATATTTCTTTTGCattatttctttaaaaaattGCAATTATCTCATTTCACATGCCAAAGAATATACACACCTGTGTGCTTGGAGGGTTGGGGGGAGGGGATATTTTAAACAATGTAAATAAAAGCATGGTTTAACCTTTTTATCTTGAATCCTATGCATGGGCTGTAGTCTCTTGGATCTTAGCTTCATATTATCAACCAAGTTGTTAAAATCCACATTGAGTTGCAGGACAAACAAAGAGTTTACAATCTTTTTAGCCCTATATCCTTCATGTGAATCATCACTTTAAGCAACAAACTTTTGCAATCTTCTATTGTTTATGATAGGGATTGTGAAATAAGCATGCTTTGAGGAAAAAACGTAGCAAAATGAAGAATACATTAAAGTCCCATAATAAGATAACACATGGCAGGATTTAGAAACATTAAAGCGAGATCAGAAAATCAGACTTTACCTATCCACATCTGGATGTATTGGTTTTCTGTGTATTACATTGCAGGAGGACAGGGTTCAAAGAAGATCGGTTGTTCATTCTTGTCTTATCTATAAGCATCACTCATGGATGTCACTAAGATTGCACATATTACCAATAACAAACTAGTTCAGATTTTCTAGAAAATCATGACCTAATAATGTTGAAGGCGAGCACAATCACAGAACACAATGCTAGCAATCAACTGAAAGACTACCATTGTCGAGTATTTTTCATAAGATCAAAAGCACCTCATTTCTATATCATTCATTACATGTGTTCTAAAGAGATTGATCCAACAAAGAGAAAATTTACTTTAATAGAAGTTACCTAGGAAAGATTACAGTTTCTGCTTTCTCCTCGGCTATGGATGCTGCAACTGCATACTGCATAacccatcaaaaaataaataagaaagagaaaatttttaaaaaaaaaatgaccatCAAATGAGACCATAGTTTTAACAGGTTAAATAAATGCCATCCATAATTCCATGCATATCGAAACTGGTTCATTGCATATTTTCTTTGATGCACATTATTGAGAAAATATACTGCATATACACAATACTTGATGTAAGAAGGAGAAAACATACCACAAGCTGAAAGATAACCCATGCAACAACAATTAAAAATGAAActtattttttcatcattgttgatgaatgatgatgatgttgACCATATCTCGATGTGTCAAGGCCATGTAATGCCATAATTAAATTGTAGATTTCCAGCATAGATCTCAGCATTTCATTTCTTGAGGGTGGGGGACCACTGAATTTTATTCTATGTACTTGCATTTGCAAAATTGGCAAAGTAGACACTCTCTTTAGAGCATAACATCATCAAACAGCAGAACTTTTCCAAGTACAACGCTTTAAAAGACAGTTCTAGTGAATCCCCAGAACTGAAAGCAGATGCTTTTGATCAACTACTATTATGGACATCGATAGTCCTACTTAAAATGAAggaaatctaaaaaataagaagaagaaaaaaattggtcATGTTTTTCAATACCAATGCTCTTCCAAATGAGGAATCAATCGTTCAGACAAGAATCCCCTCTCCCATTCAAATCTTGTGGCTTTCAAGACCATGCTCGGAGcaaaaataatcaataattcgaagcaaaagaaaaatattgatACACGAAAAGCGGACCATATGGCATGTCTAGGTCCCTCTATCAAATGGTATGGCCTTAAAACAATTTCTGAAtccaaaatcaaaaatcgaagcgAAAACAGAAACTCCGAGGGCATCTAAAACCAAGAACATACCCTAGATCGATCAATTTTAGCTATCAAGACGAAAAAAATGCGAGAAGATCTACGGATGCTTCGagaaaaaccaaatcaaatttaaaagtaAAATCGAAAGGATGAGTATAAGAAGAAAAGGAGTAGGGAAAAGGAAGTACTCACGCTtcgggagagagagggggaggagagCAGGGAGGGATTCGTCGCGGATCGTGATTTCGAGGAGCTGAGCTCGGCGGCGCGGGAGAGATGTTTGAAGAGCGCGTTTCTCATTGTTTCCGAAGGATCCGAATCGAGCCACCCGCCCACCGGCTGTGCAGACGGAGACGACGGAgcaagagagaagaaggggagcaggGGCGTGGGGGTTGAAAAGAGGGGCCTAAAACGGGGTTACCGCCACGGGATACTGATCAAGTGATGAGGATGTTCTCCACCGTCTGATCATAACATGGAAAATACCCTTTTATGGGAGTCTCTGCCAAAAACGAACTGGTGTGGGTAACATTTTTTTGACAGTAATATTTCACTGGGTTACCGGTAACCATTGCGATCTTTTTCGGTAATCCATACGATGGGCACGTACGATTGTGTTCAAATtctgtaatattttattttttgatttttatgaatatattatgTCTCATTTAATTTATATCATCCGATTTATAAAAGGAAACAATAGATACGGCCAACGCACGTTATTCATGTGATTACAGCGAATTGGCAAAGCATGGTTTAAGTCCATTACGAAGTGGAAATTGTGTTATCACGGCGGGCGAGCGTGCCTACATTATACAATGGACTTTAAACGCATTTTTGAGCACGTGATGGGAGATATGGATCTTGAAACTTGTTAAAATGCAAGCAGGTCTGGACTTAAATCATACGCTAATTTACaacattgattcatatgactcatGACATAAGGAACGGATCTCTTCATgtctgcaattttttttttctttttttttttggcaatagAATGCGATGAGAAAGGTATTTCGACTAACCTccataataatcaaaaaaaaattacttaaataTGTCTGATCTCATCATCTCAAGATCTGAAAGCTTGATCACCCCAACTCGAGAATATTGATAGTAGTTATGCCCGTAGCGATTATCATACGATTAAAATGATTATAACtacaaaaattcataaataatcaCTACAAtctatttaattatgaattagTTTGTGCTGTATAATTACCATATATCCTACTCAATATGACAATAGCTACCAACCTCCTTCTGTAAATAGGGCAGAGCGCAAAACCCTCAGATAAATTTCTCACACCTATTCTCCCTCTTGGCTCTCTCATGTTtctattattttctaaatttCGAGTGGATTGAACATCAGAAGATCCTGACAAGAAGACTTTATTTTAAATCATGTAGTCCATTGAGGAGCAATGACAGCCTTGCTGACCTTAACATGAGCTCGAAGTTGAGAAGCAACAAGATTGATATCCGAAGCATTTTTCCACTTTAAGAGTTTATTTGGTTCATCATAAAGTATGCTAGGACTCATTTTATTAAAATAGCCTCAGTTAGTTGGATCCCCCTAAACCATTACCATTTCAAGCCAATTTTGTCTTTGCAGACTACTTCAAGAATCTACTCCAAGCTAAACAAATATAAAAAACGAGCTTTAACCATGTACAATCGAACTTAGACCGATCATGACTATGACAACCAAAGAGACCTTAAATCTcacataaatataataataacaatatatataaatatttattagaaattaatttaaatcgattcaattttaaaaaatatttataaagtaGCCTAATTTAAACTATGCATGCATTTACAACCCTTTTGATTTgtgggagaaattttttttcactaaaatattatttttaaaaaactaaTTCCTAATGATGTGATGCTTGAAAAAATAGTTTTGGCATATTGAGTTAATCATGGAAAAGTAGCTTATTTTAGAATAATTTATGTTTGGTGGATTATCAATTTTTAtgtaaaaatgatgtaaaatgtCTATCACTcccttaaaataaataaaaattttatcctattctaCACATTACCATTAtttgtaaataaaaaaatcatggtGGGGGGAGGGGAGAGGTTTGATATGTTTGATGGAAAAAATGTTCATTTCATATAGATCTCTCAGTGGTTTATaaggatattttaaaaaaaaaaatttcaatatgaaGTGCATCACCTTACTCGATTAAACCACGCGATCATCATTCTTCAACACATATTTAATATCCAGATGGTCATATGAGAATTTCCTCACACCGCAAGCACAGTTCCTCCAACTCATCTAAAACTGGGCCGGGCTTGATTTCTTCTGGACCATGATGTAGCCCAAAGACCCAATGCCAATGGCCCAAGGAGCAGCCTTGAGCTCGCTTCTTTCAAACGGCACCTCCAGGCCCCACCCCCACCCCGAGGGGAAAAGAGAACccccttcctttttcttcttccctccaATCTTCCTTTCCACTAATCGAAAACCAAAAGATGGCGAAAAAATCCAAGGATTCGAGCCAAAAATCCTCCGACACCGTCAAATCACTCTTCGCCGCTGACAACCCCTTCCGCCGGAAAGTCCAGCCGGCGTCCCCCACTGCCCCGCCGCCCCAGCAGCTAGGGTTAGGGTGGGATACGGCCACCGGCGAAGACGAAAACCCTAGTCATGGCCGCGCCGACGCcggagaggagaggaagagaaagagggagagcgcCGAAGCCCCAAACCCTAGCTCGGCCTCCGTCTCGATCCCGAAGAAACGGAAGAAGCTCGAGGACGACGACGAGGAGGGGAGcgcgaagaagaagaggaagaagaggaagagggacgaGATAGAGGAGGAGTACGAGAAGAGGACGTATGGGGTGGCCGAGAAGATGTCGGAGGATGAGGGAGAGAAGGACGGGGTGGTTGCCGTCGGGGAGAAGAGGAAAGCAGACGATATCTCGTCGGAGATGGTGATCTCGAAGGAGTCCTTTGATGATGAGAGCAAGCTCGTGAGGACGGTATTCGTTGGAAATTTGCCGGTGAAGACGAAGAGGAAGACATTACTGAAAGAATTCGAGAGGTTCGGGGAGATCGAGTCGGTCAGGATACGATCAGTGCCCATCGTTGATGTGAGTAATGAATTTTGCTTTTGTTACTTTTTTGCTCGAGCGTTCCTGGAATTGTTTCTTTCGTACAGAATGGAGTATGAGATGTTTATTCTTTGTtcttgttctcttttttttttctgttgattTTGTTGATCAGAGCAAGGCTCCGAGAAAGGCAGCCATATTTAAGGGGAAAATCAATGATGCTGGTGATAGGttagttctttttctttttccttttttccaaTTTGTTTTATGGTGAAAGATTTTGTTTTTTCACGAGTTAAGGAAGGGTGATGGAGCAAAGTTCAAGAAAGAATTAAGTAAATCTCATATGGATGAAGATGTTGCAATGTTGCATTTTGGATCCCATTGCTAGTTCCTCGTAGGATCGTCCAGACCAATCCTATAGAATTCTTGTAGCATCGATCTGGTTTTGCATTTTGTGAATCTTTCTTTTCTCCTCAGAGTTTTTCAGCATTACATCTGTATCAGAGCAAGCCTATTCGTATTCTTCTCTCAACACTCATTTTCTCTTTTCTGGTCCTTCCACCCACATTCAAACCTCTCCCACTAGTAGGGCCTTCTTTGCATGATTGCGTCCTTGTGCTACTTCATATTATCTCAATCAGCTGTAGGTTACTTTAGTATTTGATCTTGTAATTTCGGAGCTCTCTGAGTCATAGGCATTTCTAACTGTTTCTCATCCAATTTTACTGCATGGACGTCAATCTTCTTGTTGATATGGATCTCCTATTTGTACTTGAACTGAGATCCTTTTTGACTGGCACAAAACACTTGGTGACACCTTGAGTGCTGTTCTTTATGACATCATTTATTCCTCCATGTTTCCATTGACATATAGCAAATTAATATGGTCAAATCTAATGTATATTCTAGGCATGCGTACTGACTATGGTCTTCATTCCACTTCCATAGCATTTCACCAGTGTTCCTATCAAAGCATTCTTATCCCCTTTTTTATCAGTTTTCTTTGGTTTTGAGAATTGAGGTGGTGGTACATATGTATTTATACTACTCTATTTGAGGCCTTCTTTTTACTGCATTAACCTCATTTTTTTCTGCATGCCTGCTACTGGTTATTATATTCCTCCATGCTATTGAATGCATGCCTTTATTGGTCAAAATAATGATAAACATCCAACATACTAACTGGATCTACTTTAGCTGATATGGATCTGATCTAGGAGGCCGGATCCACAAGTAGCTGTTggatataaattttaaatcaaatttacaaATAGGTgcagaaatttaaaattaattcaatTTTCAACTTTAAAAAACTTCTACTTGGGGAATGATAATATGCTCCGAAAGTGAATCCTCAAACCTCAATGTTAAAAGAAAGCAGtaaggaagaagaagataaataAGAAATTGAAATCTAGGAGAAAACTTTCATTGGTAGATCTTATACTTAAGGATTGCATATATAGACGTAAATACTTGTTCCTAAAGGACCTTGACTTTATTTGCACCATTGAGTGGACTAAGGTAAAATTAACCTATTAAGCATGATGACTTTGGTTGAGGCTAGCCCGGTGATCTTAAATCACCGGTGATACTTATCTTGGAGTAGTTTGATCCTCGATTATCTAAGATCATCTTGTTTGGTATCTATATTCCAGTGATTAAAGATCCCCGAGTATTCTTGGAATCCAAGAGCATTGACCATGTAATATCAAAACTACCCCTAATATATTTTGCAACTATTGAATAAAATTCTCAGATAAATCATAAGAAAATACACATGAACATAAATTAAATTATCAAATCTAGTCATTTTAGACAAATTCAATCAGACCAAAATTTAATCAAAACATGTCAAAATAACCCCATGGGATTATCAAACCTTCCCAActagaagaaatattttatggGATTATCAAGCCCTTCCCAGCTAGAACTTTTTTTTTCCAGAGATCGTCATTTTGGGAAACAATTTTTTCCGTAGGATTGAGGGCTATTTTTGTCTCCAAAAGCCCAATATCACTGCTCTAGGGTGATCTTGGAAACATGTTCTTAATGATGGGTTTAACATTACTGTGTTGGATGGTGATTTTAGGAATGGGGGTAATTTTGGATCGCTACCATGTAAGATCAATGGGGTGCAATCAAACATGGCAATCTCATCACCTCTACCCACATCAATGTTGATTTTGTGGTCATTACCCCAAACCAAATGCCACCTATGGTGCATCCATCACATCTAAAAGATGTAGCAAATTAGGGCATCCCAAAAACATGTTTGATGTAGCTGAACAGAATGCATGGATGTCAAGTTACTGCTCATGAAATATGTTGAATCAAATTATCAAGGAAAAACATAAAGAGAGATATGTTGATTGTGTCAATGATCAAACAGACAAATTTCTTATACTGTTTGGTGAAAAGAAGTTCACGAAATCCAGAGTGTTTAAGGGGAAATCATTGACAAACACTGTTTTTGGGAAAGAAAACATGATAAATTATCATGTTTTCTTTATTTAGTTTTATATAAAGTCATCAAAAACACTTAAGAAGGTAATGTATTTCGTAGTTTAATAAATCGATGATGACCTGTGGATCATGCTCAAATGCGTCTAAAACCTTTTTAAGTAAAGGTTCCTTATGCAACTCGACACTAAAACCAAAGTTTGTCATGTCTGGGACCAATTTTTTAGGGCCATAGTAATGAAGTCAGCTAACACCTTGAATGAAAAATATTTGGTGATGTGGTGCCTAAAGTCAGCTCTGAAAGGTTACAGGGATACGCTGTATATACCCAACAAACCAGCATGCTTACATCAGTCTGAGCCTCAGTGAAAACATTTGACTCTTCATATTTGAATATTGGTTATTGGCCATGCCTTTTACTTTCCAAAATTTGAACATTAGAattgaacaaaaagaaaataaatcagcTTTTCAGAAATTAAATTACAACTTCAGACAAAATAAATATTCGATCCTATAATCCCATCAATTTGCATATGTTGGACTGATCTTCTCCCGACGAACTTCTCACCGGTGATTTGCTTCACATCACCACCATTGCTTTCCATGATTAATGCAGGAGGCCAAACATGTCCTTGTGCAACCAAATAGTCAGATTTGGTTTCAAACTTGATTGGCATTGAATGTTGTAAGAAAAAGGATACTTGTGAACCAGAGGATCAGATAGACCTATTCTTGGCTATGATTGGAGCTCTTGAACCATTTCCAGATATTACAAATTATAATTGCTCTTATTGATCCTCATTGTTTGGTAATTCCATCATTGACTCTTCCATTGGTAGATCTTGCTTTGTCGActtttataaatatcattgacAATAGATCCTCATAAATGAGAGGATCAAAGCATAGCTAGTCCTATTTTTGTTGGTTTTGAGTCATTGTGAGCCCTTATATATCTTGTAGCATTCATATGTTGAATTTTCCATGGTTACTCTTCAATTGACAAGTCTTGCTTTATTGTCTCTTCATATATTGGTGATGAAAGTCatattttagtttattttatttaatctttttgtaACCCTCTGAGTTTATATTTCCTCAAACTGatgaatataaattttagttGGTTATGGAATGGTTATTATCATGAAAGTCATTTAGTTTTATTTGtagttaaattttgatttgatttgcatGAAAAGAGTACAAATAGGAAATTAGAGGGTTACAAGTTAAAGAACAATGGGTTTCTTTAGCAAATTTCATAAGTGGAAGCCACTTTATGTAGAACTTACCATGTTTAGTCAggacatgaaaaaaaaatgaaaaaaatgacttGTCTCTGCAGCTGCTAGGAAATATGACAATAAGCAAGGCATGTTCTTGAGTATTAGAATTCAACTGTAAAAGTCCTTGAGAGAGACAACATTCTTAGCAGTTAGCAATCATCCTCTCTTTGCAGTGCTCGCTTTACGTGCAGCAATTTATGAGTCCGCAGGCACTTTAACCTAGTCTCCTAGTCCTTATTAGTTACACACCTGTAGTAAATTCCTCTCCATCTTGTCCATTTAGATGTAACTGATAAATATACCTAAATGTAAGTAATCCACCAGATTATGTTTCAATGTAGCAAGAACTTTGTTAGACTTACACCTCAATCCAACATGTATCATGTACATATTAATTTGTATTATGCACACATCAGTTCGTTGCCCCTGGAATGGAAATACATTTTTCCTTAAAATTTAAGTTGATATTTATTACCTCTACTGACTCTAGAAGCTGTAAAAAGGAACAACAATGAGGAAAATATAGGCACTCCAATGAGTTGAAAGAGAAAAGTCTGGTCCTGAATCCTCTTCTAGAATCTGATCATGTTAACTAGATCTCAATTATTTAACCTCTGGACCTGAAACATTCATTCACCAGGTTCTTAGTGTTTATTTCTCTTTTGGGTGATGGAATGATTGATTAATTTATTTTGCAAATGTTGCCTTTCTTACATTTTGCAATCTACAATTTGCAGATTCATATCTAAAAAGACTTGGAAAACGTTTCTCTGCTTTTAATACATGTCTATCTAATGTTGTTGTGCATCTTGTTTCTCTTCTATGAATTGCAGTGTTCATGCTTACATCGTTTTCAAAGATGAGCCATCAGCGAATGCTGCAGTGTCTCACAATATGGCAGAGGTGTGTTGCTTCTTGGTGCATATAGAATTAGACAATGTGCATGGCCTGGCCCCTTATTTCTTATCCTCTGTGAAGTGCAATTGATCGACCATTATGAATTTCCTGATAAAGATATTTGAACTTCTTTACAGATTGGAGGAAACCACATCCGTGTGGATATGGCATGCCCACCTCGCAAGAAACTGAGAGGAGAAGGCCCACTTTATGACAGAAAGAGGACTGTTTTTGTGGGTAACCTGCCTTTTGATGTGAAGGTGATTGTTCTTTCTTAGCAACTTGCAGGATAAACAGCTTCCAATTCGCATGGATTATATTAATGGTATGGTTGTCAATGATTGACCTTTCTGTGTTCGCTGTTACTTTAGGATGAAGAACTTTACCAATTATTTTGTGGGGTTAGCCCATCTGAATATACTGTTGAAGCTGTACGGGTTATCAGAGATCCTCATACAAGCTTGGGAAAGGGTATTGCTTACGTCCTGTTTAAGACAAGGGTACGATTATTTATACCCTTTTTTCCCAGAGAAAAATGAATATTAGTTGTCCTTGCTATTTTTCCATATGATTACATTTTCTATTTATTCAGTTAATTTATTGCTTTGGACCTGCTTGGCTTTAAAATACAATACATCTTTGCAGCATGCTGCCAACACCGTTGTTAAGAAAAGAGACTTGAAGATTAGGGATCGTGTTCTGCGGGTCAGCCATGCAAAGTCATCAGATGCTACACCATCAAAGAGGAAGGACCCAGGGACAAAGATGGATTTCCCACAGAAGAAGTTGTCAGTTTCTGCTGGAGAAAAATCTTTGTCGGAGGATAGCAAACCCAAGCTCAAGGCAGCTGCTCTCTCCTATCAAGGCCTGCGATCGAGCAAATCTGGTGTTGTGAAGAAATCCAGATCATCCCTACGTACTAGCCATGGGAACAAGGAAACTAAGAGCGCAGTATGGACAGATCAGAAGGTTCGCAAAGTTAAAAGGCCCGCTGTTGCCGCCAGGAAGGCAAAGCAGCTCACGAAGAAACGCAAGCAGGAGAGTGCAACCCCAGAAAATACTCATCAAAATAAGAAAGCAAGAAGAAATTGAGGCAGGTTTTTAGATCGCTGTATTGTAACATGCAGCTTTTAGTAGTGCACTATCATATCCCTTGTTTAACCCGGCTGCTGATAGCTTGACAAACAGTAAAAATATTCCCCATTTCCAATATTTAAGCAAAGTATGGATCTGCTTTTAACCTCTGTAGCAGTAAAATGTTCCCCTAGTTACTATTTTCAAATTGTTCCCACTTCTAATGTTAAGTGAAAGGATGTTTTTAACCTATGTACCATTTCTGTTGATGTTACCATGAAATCCCCCCATTTAAAAAGTGTAGAAGGATGGATCTCCTTAGCATATCTATAGGATCTTATGGAGTCATGAATGTGGATCGTGTTTCAGACCTTCTAAAGCCGGCAATGGGAAGCTGTTCTCTTGGACAATTTCATAGCTATTGGGATGAACCTGCCCCTCTGTCAGTTTACATTTGAGATAGAAGATGAACTTCCAAAATGGCATGATGAATTGATGAATTGCTTGCCACAGGTTTACCCACTGAGACTTTTGACATCTTAGTAGTGTCACTTCAATGTCTGTACTCTGCAGTTCTCATATGCGGGTCTGAACTTTGGCGATCCTCTCCTAAAATGGTGTCCACATTTTTTAACTCCGAAAAAGGTCGTTAAAGGCTAAACTTGTGCCTGACCAGCTATGACGAACCCTAATGGCAAACTAGTGGATATGCAGGTTAATTTGCGTTTAGAAATACCATCCATGGTTGTCCATGGATCAAGCTATCTACCTTTTCAAGACAAAAAGCGGTTTGGAGGAGAGCAACTTTATTTCTAGAGACTAAACCCACTAATATGGGGCACACGTTCATCTCCTCTGTGTTTCCTTAAATTTTCACCATTAACTAATTTGCTCTTACTTCACTAGCATGCAATATGCACATTGTGCAGAGAAAGCATACCGTCGAGCTAATCTTTAGTTAATCTGATCATCGCATAAGATTGCCCAAGTTGCACTACCAACAAAGATTTGTTGAAAGATAATCTGACTAAAAAGCTACCTGATCTACCCATCATTAGCATAACAGAGAAAAGAAGCCAATTGGGAACATTAACCAATCAAAGTTAATGCATTAGAATTGACCAAGGGGCACATATACAACAAATTGGGACCTTGAACAAATATTAGTAGAAATTTAGAATACATTAGATGTATTGTGTTTCTGCTTCCCTGATTTCCTGTGTCACAATAATACAGAATAGGGATAGCAACATGGAATCAGTAGCCTGTAGCCAGACTCAGGCTAACATTGAACAAGATTACCCAGTGAATCACTAGTCTTGTCATGATGCGCAGCATGAGGAAGAGCTACATCAGTGATGAAGCTGATATGTACAATAAGCGCAGCTACATAGTCAGGAGTCAGCTGCCATTACATACTGTTTTTTCAGATCCAGTACCATGTGCCTGACTCTTGCTCATCAGTGTTGGTGTTACTGAAATGATCCCAATGAAAAACAGCGTGGCTATTGCCTGGAAATcatagaggtcagacaatgaTCTTAACTCTCCAAGAGCAATTCCAGCCTGCTTCAACCAAAAGCAGATAAATGTTACTTACCCAAGCCATGGGCATATCATAGTCACAAATGTATAATAAAAAATGCAACACTGACTCATCCAAGAAATCTGGGTGTTATAGAATGACTAGACCTATCTACCTAAAACCTCTCATAAGATCGGCTACTTTGCAGGTTACATGGAAGCTTAACAATGTTTCATATgcaaaaagagagagaacaaTACCCTGACTGTCACATAAGCAGCTGGGATAAGTCCAATGAATGTTGCCAGGAAGAAAATACGGTATGGCACATCCACTATCGGTGAAGCCATGTTAATGAAAGTGTTAGGCAATGTAGGGGTGACTCTGAGGAAAAGCATGTAGTTCAACAGCTTTGCTCTTCTTTTAGCTACCTGAAATAGCAATATGATTACTCAATTAGCAGAAAGAAAGTATGGATGAAAAGGGAAGTAGTCAAAATACAAGGTTAACCTAGAACAGAACAAAAATCATGTCCATTGACCAATATGATTATAATGTTAACAAGTCTGATATATCCAGCAGAGGTTAATGCAAAGAAAACATCTAGGGAAAAATTGCAATGCAACAATATATGCACAGCAACTGAAGAGGCGG includes:
- the LOC105053841 gene encoding nucleolar protein 12 gives rise to the protein MAKKSKDSSQKSSDTVKSLFAADNPFRRKVQPASPTAPPPQQLGLGWDTATGEDENPSHGRADAGEERKRKRESAEAPNPSSASVSIPKKRKKLEDDDEEGSAKKKRKKRKRDEIEEEYEKRTYGVAEKMSEDEGEKDGVVAVGEKRKADDISSEMVISKESFDDESKLVRTVFVGNLPVKTKRKTLLKEFERFGEIESVRIRSVPIVDSKAPRKAAIFKGKINDAGDSVHAYIVFKDEPSANAAVSHNMAEIGGNHIRVDMACPPRKKLRGEGPLYDRKRTVFVGNLPFDVKDEELYQLFCGVSPSEYTVEAVRVIRDPHTSLGKGIAYVLFKTRHAANTVVKKRDLKIRDRVLRVSHAKSSDATPSKRKDPGTKMDFPQKKLSVSAGEKSLSEDSKPKLKAAALSYQGLRSSKSGVVKKSRSSLRTSHGNKETKSAVWTDQKVRKVKRPAVAARKAKQLTKKRKQESATPENTHQNKKARRN